The sequence CCCCTTACTGGCTGCTTTCTTACTCCCCTGGATTACTTCCCTACTCTCCTACCTGGATCACTTCCCTACTTCCCTACATGTGTTTTCTTCACCTTCTAAATAAACCTCTTGCCCTTGAATACTTGTCTCAGTTCTGCTACTGGGGAAACCCAAACTATGACCATCGTCCCCGGGTCCTGGGCACCTGACCACCAGGTGGTGGGTATTCTTGAGGCTTGGGAGGACTTGAGCTTCATTTTGCTTAGACCCTTAAAAGTTCCTATCAAAAAGaggagggggggcttccctggtggcgcagtggttgagaatccgcctgccgatgcaggggacacgggttcgtgccccggtccgggaagatcccacatgccgcggagcggctgggcccgtgagccatggccgctgagcctgcgcgtccggagcctgtgcccNNNNNNNNNNNNNNNNNNNNNNNNNNNNNNNNNNNNNNNNNNNNNNNNNNNNNNNNNNNNNNNNNNNNNNNNNNNNNNNNNNNNNNNNNNNNNNNNNNNNNNNNNNNNNNNNNNNNNNNNNNNNNNNNNNNNNtccggggcctgtgccccgcaacgggagaggccacagcagtgagaggcccgcgtaccacaaaaaaaaaaaaaaaaaaagagagtggggGGAAAGCACtctaatttctcttgttttaaaaagacattactTAAACAATTCCCAAATTTATATTATACTGCTCTCTGAGATGACAGAGGAAGTTTTAAGGACAGTTGAAGCCGTCCTGCTCCCAGAATATCAATGATCTGTATTGCTGAGGGACAGGGTCTCAGTTGACTTGCAGGGCGTTCCTGGTCCCCTGAATACACGCTGTCTCTTGCTATTGCAGGCTGTTTGTTTCTCAACATACCTGCATGTTACATCCTCTGCGCTTGTATCTGAGTCCTCATTGTCCGTGCCTCAGAGTCGGGTGACCCAGCAGCATGCCCAGCCCGGCCTTCTGCCATCACTCCTGACGGATGCATGGATGAGAGGGTCTTTCTGCCCGCTCCGTGCAGTGGGTGGGCACGGGAGGAGCAATCCCACTGACCTTTGATCTTTGCTTCTTTGCAGATATCTCAGTGAGCCTGCTGACCCTTGTGGTTACTGCCTGTGGCCTCGCCCTCTTTGGCGTGTCTCTCTTCGTGTCTTGGAAACTCTGCTGGGTTCCGTGGCGAGAACGAGGCCTGTTCTCTGGTAGCAAAGACAACAATCAGGAGCCTCTTAACTACATGGACACAGAGACCAACGAGCAGGAGACCAGTGAGGGCTTCCTAGACCCTCCCACCCCTTGTCCAGACTCCTCCATGAAGATCAGCCACACCTCCCCTGACATTCCCCTCTCGACCCAGACAGGGGACCAGGAGAACTGTGCCCATGGCGTCCGTGTACAGCGCCAAGTCACAGAGCCAACCTCATCAGCTCGGTCAGTAATGCCCCCTTCCTTTCTGGACGCGAGGCGAGCACCACCCTGTTCCCTTCTCTTGGCAGTAGTAGCATTGACTAGCCGAGGAGCCTGTAACCTCCCACATGTCCATTAGGCATCAGAGACATGAATATGGGAAAGCTTGGTGCTTCCTGTATTCCTGTTAGGTTCCTGAGCACTGCTTAGTCTGTACTTAGTTCATGATAACAATAGTTAACATTGCTAAGACTTACCGTGTCAAGGACTATCTAAGAACttcatgtgtattattttattatcgcTCACAACTTTGTGTGAGATGGATCTCATTATCATTTTCGtctcacagaagaagaaacttaAGTCAAGGAGATTAAGAAACGAAGTCATGTATTGGTAAGCACCCAGGTCAGGGTTTGAACCCCGGTTCAAACAACACCAGAGCCCAAGTTTTTACCCACTCTTCCGTGCTGCTCTCATAGTGCTATGGAGTTGATTCTCCGTGCCTCTGACCTAGCCTAGTTGTcacacacaggctttctgtagaGTCCACACAGTGGCTGGAGGTCTTTGTCCATCTCCAGGTTTTGCAAGGTCTCCAGAGTACCCAGGCCCAGTGTCACTCTCTTTCCATGGGCTGGATGCTCTGTGCTCTTGCGCAGTAGAGAAATAATATAATGCAGTGATTAAAAAGcaagggctgggcttccctggtggcgcagtggttgagagtccgcctgccgatgcaggggacacgggttcgtgccccggtccgggaggatcccacgtgccgcggagcggctaggcccgtgagccatggccgctgagcctgcgcgtccggagcctgtgctccgcaacgggagaggcgacagcagtgagaggcccgcgtaccgcaaaaaaaaaaaaaaagaaaaaagaaaagcacggTCTCTGGGGTCCAATTAACTAGCTTTACCAAGAAAAGCACGGTCTCTGGGGTCCAATGAACTAGCTTTACCTACAAGTGTGATATTGGACACGTTATTTAGCCTTCGTCTGTTTCTCTTTCGTCTTGTGAGAGGGGAATGGTGATAGGTGGTTTTGAGAATGAGATGATAACATGTGCATCACATGTGCTTTGCACAGGCCTGCATCTAGCACCTGCTCCACACCCTGAGCTGCCATTTTGCTTTCAGTGctgctatcatcatcatcatcatcatcagaccTGCCTCTCCCAAGACTCAGATGCATACAGGTGGCTTTGAGGCTAAGCAGCCAATTCTGAATCACTGTATATAAAAATTCACTCTCAATAAGAGACTTCAGGAGAAAAAACCCAGAAAGCagctttctttaaaatgaaaatatttgcttgAGTGATAGCTGGAGGAATAGTATGTGCTGTTATTTGGAAAGTACAAGCACAGTCTGgggttattgtttttttaaatcttttttatttgttctctagaaacagaaataagattTTACCCTTTTTTATGTTAATCAAGTTTATCCTAGAGGCTCTGCTCATGCACATTAAGTAGGATGGAATATGAcagtttataatttaattttttcagaaagcTATTTTAGCATCATTTGCAATTCTGAATTAGAGAGCTTTACCTAAAATATTCCTCTGTGAGGAAATGGATGGTTGTTTGCCATTTGATTTAGAAGAAATCCTCAGATTTTATCATTAGGATTTCTCTTCAGATTTAAGACTTAAATATAACTGGAGCTCTGTCTGATGCTGCCGTGGAGTTTGTGCAGTGGTGCAGACTCATGATAAAATCCTTTCAGTGCTTCAGTACGTAGGGCCTTCAGATGGGGTCTCCGTTGAAATTGTCTCCTGTCTGGTTTGACTCTGCATGTTAATTTTTCTGATCTGGGTTCCATCAATACAGAGTGATAGTACTGTGTTTTTATTAGATTATAGGTCTGAGGACTCTGCCATAATTCTAATGACTTGATAGCAGTCATATCACTAGAATTATTACAATGTTTATCCTAGAAAAATGTATAAGTAACCTGCATATCAAAAAATAGATttcatttaaaactaaaaactgtaGATTTCTTCACCACTGATTTGTAGAAATTgggtagaaggaaaaagaaaactaaaaagggagagggaaggaattaTCCCTGTAAAATGCATTTGACATTTAGACTTATTCTAGTTTTGGAGTCATGCAATTAAATTTTCTCTTCTGATAGCCAAAACCAAGTTTGGTAATATTTGACTACCATAAGAAAACTAAACTCTTTCCAGCTGCATTTGACCTAATACTGATAATTTGCATCATTTCGCATTTCAAACATTCTTATCTAAATTACTGCTGACCTAGTTTTATGGGTTATGTCTAGAAATACATATCTTTGACTCATGGTCTTTCCATAATAAGAAGGGTGTGGTCTTCTAATTCTTTAGGGTTGTGttataaacacacatgcacacacaaagcCTTTTTACTGACAAAGCgggcaaaatgaatgaaatttcctTGATGCTCCAGaacatttttaacattcttttttaagtAGCATTTTTCATACCAtatttggggagagggagggtacGCTTTGCTGAGATGGCTCTAAACAGTCTGCTCTGCTAGTTATTATTTCtattcccttctttctcatgatGATCTTTACTTTCTCACTGCTGTCACTTTCTTTCTTACTGCTTCCCTCCTGCACCTGTTATCACTTGTCCCAGAGTTCCCTGGGCACCTGCTCAGCCCAGAGCATACAAAGCTTAGACTCCCAGTTAAGCCCTCCCCACTGTCATGGCGATTGGCACAGCTTCAGCCACGCCATTTGCATCGGAAGTCCCACTGTCATCTGGCCTCTTCAGCTTGGATATGTGTGGCTCCCACCACCGCCGTTTGGAACGTCCTAAAGATGAGCTTTGCTCCATCTTCTAAGAATGCTTCTGGTCAGGAtgactttcttttgttcttccaaGATCAAGCATGTTTGCATTCTGTTTCTGGTTAGCTCGGTTACTATTAGAACCCTCCAAAATTCCTGTTAATTCCTTTCAATTTGGATGAAATCCCTTTTGTATAATGACCTAATATCCTGGGAatgtggatctttttttttttttttagaacttttcAATACCAGAACATTTTAGAGGTCTCCAAATATATGAGAGGACTCCAAATATATGAAAATCCCTGGATCCTCAAAATAGAAGGAACCTTGAAAGGCCATCTAATCCATTTCCTGATTCATGTCCCAAAATGAAAGTTCaatctggttgtttttttttttaagtcttctcaaatttcctttaaaatactttagctttataaaaatttcaatttccacACCACAAACTCCTTATCAGGTCTGTTACGACCTGTGTAATACTGCCACAGTCTGCTTCTGTCAGCTGTCGGCCTCACCTCCCAGTCAGGCCACCATGTGGCACAAACCCAGAGGACCCTGTTAACATGGACTCAGTTAAGACGCCTTATCCGAAAAAGCTCATCACATTCCATCTACACTAGCTTCTCTCTTGGTTCCTTCAGTATCCCTGACTTTTCCTGCCTTGGTACCTTCACACATGCTATTCCCTCatcctggaatgcttttccttttcctttgccaTGCCAGGCTCCTATGCAGTCTTAATGTCCCTGCTaaagtgtcacctcctcagaaaggtCTCCCTCACCACCCTATCTGAAGTATGTGTTCTTTCCTCCACTCCCTCCCACTCTTTATTTTCCCACAAGTTGCCTTACTTTCACTTCTTCACAGGATTAAAATCTATTTCTAACTCTAGGATTGTTTGTTTATTGCCTATATTCCCCTCTAGACTATGAGTTCTGTGAGTTCAAAGACCATATCTGCTCTGCTTCTCCCTATATATCTAACCCCTAGTGCAGCCTCTGGCACATAGTGGAATTTTTCATGAATGACTGACAGAGTACATTCGTCAGTATCAGGCCACTTTTCTCATGTTCTGCTGACAAAAATGGCAAAGCGCAAAAGTATGAACTGAGTAGAGCCTATAATGGTATGAAGCCAACGGAAGGTCACTTGTCCCAGGTCTCACATTCATCAGAGCCTTACATTTAGACTTTTGAGCTTGTCTCTGAATTAAGCAATCCTTAGAGTCACAGAAATACTCTGACAGAATTTAAAGAAGAAGACAATTTGAGTCTTCTAAATTTGAGTCCCATTACTGGCTGCAACTCCAGTAAGTGGCCCGCTAGGATTAAGTGCTGCAATTACTCTAGGAGTAGCACAGTTTTATTAagctatatatttttatgtgttgagAGCATTGGTTAgatgtaaacatttaaaacataattttttgaaTTACTCTTTTAGTTATTTCTTCAGATTTTAATCAACTGACAGCTTCAAAAATGGAAGTTGCCTAGACCTCTCTCAACTTCCATGAGACCCTGAAACCAGgtgtaaatatgtattttctctaCTGAGATTTAATTATCAGAAACTATTATGTCCATGGCATTTATATGTTTACTCTAGGCACACGTATTAAACATTTGCTATGTGCAAAGTTCTATGTTATGTGCTAGTAGTAAAGAGGGAGAAAGGATATAGCCCTGGCCTTGAAAGGGGAAATATACAAAAGAGCACCAATTACACATATTAAAGCGCTCAGATTGTTCTTTAGAAGATTAATCTGGCAAGAGTGTATGAGATGCGTGGGATGGGGTGAAGCCTGGATATAGGGGTCCAGTTCAGACCTGTGATGATGAGGACCTGAACTCAATTAGAAGCAGTGGGAATGGAAAGAGGCATGAGATGTGAGCTACTTTAGAGAAAGTGTCGGTGGACATAGGCTCATTTTAGTAACGGGATAAAATATTTGACGATGACACCAAGGTTTCATGCCTTTTTAacttgggggagggtgggagcaggACATGCTTCAGTGTATCCAGCTGCACTTAACCCCACACCTCCACCTTCCAAGGCTTGATGCCTGCATCTCCATTATCTCACTCACTCTAAAGTTCTCCGAATCCCAGAACAAGAAAGCCTCAGATTCCCATTTCCTCCTGCTCTTGGAGTCAGATAACTGTGTCTGTCCATCTGCTACCCACCCTTCTTCTGTCTGTTTGTGGTTCAGAACAacccagccctctcctctccatcACAAGGGAAGATTCCAAGAAGGCCTGTTTCCAAATTTCCCTGCCTTGTAAAGAAACCTGTGATGGTTCTGAAGTcacaatttccttctctctttcctgtcttTGGACCCCCCCCAAAGCCTTGTAAACACTGGTGCCCCAAACCAGGGAAGGGATAAGGCCAAGTTTCCCCTCTGAGATGGGATCCCTGAGATGAGGGAGGGTAGAAGAGTGTACACTTGTCCATGGTTGCAGGGGAAATCCAGCGATGGGAGGGATGCTGGAGATTCTGAGCTCTGGTTCTTAATAGAGCCTGGAATGGAAGATATGGGCATGTATGAGGTGAAAGCTGCTGGGACAGAAGAGCTGAAGGTCCCATCCTGCTGGAGAGCTGGGAGCCAAGAGGAAAACTTAATTTCCCTATTGAGGTCTAGAGCATCAGCTGGGAGGCTGAGAAGTATGAGGCCAGGTTAAATAGGTAGGCTTGGCTCAAGTACTATCTCATCCGTGACAATTTCCCTAGCCAGaggccttcctctctccctctccctaacCTCTGGTCAGTTCTTATCCCCCTCTGCCCTGATTTATAGTCAGTGTATGACTGTCTCTTTACTCCTGGCAAGGCACTTCCTTGAAGGCAGTGAGGAGGCTttgcctctctgtctcttccaCCCTACCTAACCCCTTGCTTCGCACATTCAAATTTGTTGAGTTGCAGTAATGTCCTCTTTCTTAAGATCCAGTGGAGGTAGTTGGCTTCAAGACACCTAGTTGGTCTTGAAGGTGTACTTTTAGTATTTAAATTGCACCACTGACTAACTAGATAGCACCCAGAATGGCCCATCATAGGTGGGAACTGACTCCAGACTCAAGTAGGGCCCTTGTTTGAATCCAGCCTGGAGAGAAAAATCAACGGCAGAGGAAGCTGGAGCTGGTACCAGCCACGTATGGCCTCTGCATATGGCTGGATACTTGCTGCTCCCTGCCAGACCTTTCTGCCCAGAGATCCCAAAAGAGCAGGATTAAAGCTCTATTCTAGCACTACAGAGGTTCAACATCTAGGCAGGGGACAGACCTGGCTGTACTAGTACGGAGAACCAGCTGTAGGTGCCTAACATCATTCCCGACTTTCTTCCTCCCCCTGAAAAATCGAAAGATCCAGAGAAAACTTAAGATGGTGGGTTTCTCTGTAAGAAATTTAAATCCCACAAGAGAAGCATTCGCACCACACAGTTTTTGCACATGTGGgaatgtgtgtgtctgggtgtgggcTGTGCTGGCTGTGACAGCTTCAAGTGACAGCCCTGTGCTTGTGCTCTTGTACCATGTGGGTGACTAGTAGTCAGGAGGGTATTTTAGGATGAAGAGGAATGTTAGGCATCACAGCATCTGTATGACAAGGGAGAATAATTTCAAACACGTTTCGGGGCCTATTAAtcccatttttatgtctttatttcataAAGTAGtcttaagaaaggaaaagaagacaaacTCCGATCTTTACTCTGCCTCTTCTACTCTTTACCAGCCCCTCAGAGACAGCTTGACTGTTCCCTTTCACCTTCTGGTGGAGAGAGGCTATTTTAATTAAGGTTATTGAGAGGCTGCACAAAATACAATATAATGGCTCTGAGCTCtgagctaaaaacaaacaaaaataaccttaAAAACAACTTTGTATGTAATGACTACGTCTCTCAGTTTGTGAGGGACCCACACAAGGTAAGGCAAAGAGAATTTCAGGGAAACTTTTAACCCAAACCAATAAGTTTATAGGGTGAAAAGTAGATTCTGatagcaaatatttaatttgcaaatatcagTTTCCAACCTTCTCTAACTGAATCCCTATATACGTTTATAGTAGCTTACCTTTAATTTTTATACCCTCAGTGTTAGTTACAGAAACAAAACCCTTCCTCCTCATCACTAATCACCCATGTGCTTCAGCAGTAGCACAGCCACGGAGCTGTGGCACTTGCACCTGTCAGAGTCAACAGAGTCCCCTACAAGCAGACACATCCCGTGACATACATTTCCAGAAGAGCAAAAACTGTGTTCTCATAATGAAATGATTCGATTTGACCCAGTAAGAATATGCAGCCTTAGCAGGCTAAAAGCCAGTGACAGGAAGTTCTGTGTAATTTAGAGaaagatccatttttttttcagataacacGTAGCTAACTATTTCAGTTTCAGGATGATACTATATATCAaggtgaataattttattttttaaaccagtttGTACAAATCTTTACCTCCCACCAGCTGAATAAGCTTCTTTAATGGCATATTAGACAGTTTAGAAAGTGCATTAAACCTTTAAAGCTCTGAGGTCACATGTTAGTAAGTTCATTTCCTGATGCCAGGCCTCAGTTTTGAGCTTCAAGCCTTGGGGAGCAGCTTACTTGCATTGATGAGCATTTTGAttataggccaaaaaaaaaaaaaaagcccacagatCTAAGCTTTTAACAGTGTGTTAATCAGTCTACCTACATCCCAGGCACAAGTTTCTGAAAGACCTGGACCTAATGAGGTTATAACTTTGTTCTCTCTTGCTCTTCACTCAAGGCATAATTCAATCCGAAGACAACTCAACCTGTCAAACCCGGACTTCAATATCCAACAGCTTCAAAAACAGGAACAGTTGACTGGAATTGGTCGAATTAAACCGGAGTTATATAAGCAGAGGTCATTGGATaatgaggaagggaaaaggagtaACAGCAAAGCCTGTGGGAAGctgaacttcattttaaaatatgactgtgACTTAGAGCAACTCATAGTGAAGATTCACAAAGCTGTCAATTTGCCCGCCAAGGACTTTTCTGGGACTTCAGATCCTTATGTCAAGATCTATTTGCTTCCCGATCGGAAAACAAAACACCAGACTAAAGTTCACAGAAAGACCCTGAACCCTGTGTTTGATGAAGTGTTTTTGTTTCCGGTTCCCTACAATGACCTTGTAGCCCGGAAGCTTCACTTCTCTGTCTATGACTTTGACAGGTTCTCTCGCCATGACTTAATCGGCCAAGTGGTGGTGGATCACTTCTTAGACTTGGCTGATTTCCCCAGGGA is a genomic window of Physeter macrocephalus isolate SW-GA chromosome 16, ASM283717v5, whole genome shotgun sequence containing:
- the SYT9 gene encoding synaptotagmin-9 isoform X1 gives rise to the protein MPGARDALCHQALQLLAELCARGALEHDSCQDFIYHLRDRARPRLRDPDISVSLLTLVVTACGLALFGVSLFVSWKLCWVPWRERGLFSGSKDNNQEPLNYMDTETNEQETSEGFLDPPTPCPDSSMKISHTSPDIPLSTQTGDQENCAHGVRVQRQVTEPTSSARHNSIRRQLNLSNPDFNIQQLQKQEQLTGIGRIKPELYKQRSLDNEEGKRSNSKACGKLNFILKYDCDLEQLIVKIHKAVNLPAKDFSGTSDPYVKIYLLPDRKTKHQTKVHRKTLNPVFDEVFLFPVPYNDLVARKLHFSVYDFDRFSRHDLIGQVVVDHFLDLADFPRECILWKDIEYVTNDNVDLGELMFSLCYLPTAGRLTITIIKARNLKAMDITGASDPYVKVSLMCDGRRLKKRKTSTKRNTLNPVYNEAIVFDVPPENIDQIYLSIAVMDYDRVGHNEIIGVCQVGNEAERLGRDHWSEMLSYPRKPIAHWHSLVEVRPYSHVLLFAEE
- the SYT9 gene encoding synaptotagmin-9 isoform X2; translated protein: MPGARDALCHQALQLLAELCARGALEHDSCQDFIYHLRDRARPRLRDPDISVSLLTLVVTACGLALFGVSLFVSWKLCWVPWRERGLFSGSKDNNQEPLNYMDTETNEQETSEGFLDPPTPCPDSSMKISHTSPDIPLSTQTGDQENCAHGVRVQRQVTEPTSSARHNSIRRQLNLSNPDFNIQQLQKQEQLTGIGRIKPELYKQRSLDNEEGKRSNSKACGKLNFILKYDCDLEQLIVKIHKAVNLPAKDFSGTSDPYVKIYLLPDRKTKHQTKVHRKTLNPVFDEVFLFPVPYNDLVARKLHFSVYDFDRFSRHDLIGQVVVDHFLDLADFPRECILWKDIEYVTNDNVDLGELMFSLCYLPTAGRLTITIIKARNLKAMDITGASDPYVKVSLMCDGRRLKKRKTSTKRNTLNPVYNEAIVFDVPPENIDQIYLSIAVMDYDRVGHNEIIGVCQVGNEAERLGRDHWSEMLSYPRKPIAHWHSLVEKR